One genomic region from Neospora caninum Liverpool complete genome, chromosome V encodes:
- a CDS encoding YGR048Wp-like protein, related: protein MEQQVEDMNILFRQQGSTDRVYLVLPLSEALNPPAGHFSHNHIMEGDKASFPREVLPLLLERQWDAPWHFLLEKVYGPFDAEALAERMQKLAAESLEAGTDEDEAAAVSNAKGCEGQKGREKKEMAAPRRVSVSVLDFAAPKNFIFLPLWAMKTLNLRPFSIVACKWERLPLAAHVTLQPASAAFLRAVKATNQDIQKVLEEEIRHYSSLTANTVIPVKIQGETFWLRVRDIQAEGSGAANSERAEHVCVQDSDVATTLLPAEDEAGKQKTE, encoded by the exons ATGGAGCAGCAAGTCGAAGACATGAATATTTTGTTTCGGCAGCAGGGGAGCACGGACCGCGTTTACCTCGTCTTGCCCCTATCGGAGGCACTGAATCCACCTGCAG GTCACTTCTCCCACAACCACATCATGGAAGGCGATAAAGCGTCTTTCCCGCGGGAAGTTCTGCCGCTG CtcctggagagacagtgggACGCGCCGTGGCACTTCCTCCTCGAGAAGGTGTACGGCCCATTTGACGCGGAGGCGCTCGCGGAAAGAATGCAGAAACTCGCCGCAGAGAGCCTGGAGGCAGGGACagatgaagacgaggctGCTGCGGTGTCGAATGCGAAGGGATGcgaaggacagaaaggacgagaaaagaaagaaatgGCCGCTCCGAGACGCGTCTCAGTCAGCGTGCTCGACTTCGCGGCTCCCAAAAATttcatcttcctcccccTATGGGCCATGAAGACTCTAAACTTGCG GCCTTTCTCGATTGTTGCATGCAAATGGGAGCGTCTCCCCCTCGCAGCGCATGTCACGCTGCAGCCAGCGAGCGCAGCCTTCCTTCGGGCCGTTAAGGCGACGAACCAGGACATCCAG AAAGTGCTCGAGGAGGAAATACGGCACTACTCGAGTTTGACTGCAAACACCGTCATTCCCGTCAAAATCCAAGGCGAGACCTTTTGGCTGCGCGTCCGAGACATCCAGGCAG AGGGGAGTGGAGCTGCAAACTCTGAGCGCGCCGAGCACGTTTGCGTGCAAGACAGCGACGTGGCTACGACGCTTCTGCCtgccgaggacgaggcgggaAAACAAAAGACAGAGTGA
- a CDS encoding putative TBC domain-containing protein — MWPSPLASNEAPPSPRNPPSSSSSSSASSFSSVSFVSSPARGPSPLPLPEHGSCENSPKREGARRTRRAETVSSETPAEPSGSPSKLTVRAERFCSLLERSNIDLNELKQLLWSGVPKCCPTSVRSDSWRIVLGYLPVNRERVTHVLAKKRSEYKELLEHYYEKEALSVEEGKLLRQLRVDIPRTHSGRLFFSHPRIQGCMERALFLWAVKNPASGYVQGINDLITPFLSVFLESSLGRDPDTVSIEDLFIAVYIHLRFLSQIPVEILEEVEADSFWCLSKLLAHIQDHFTFGQPGIQRSVLKLTDIVKRVDEPLYVHLTSQGVDFLQMSFRWMNCLLMREFPLRCVIRLWDTYIAEQAEGFSSFHVYVCAVFLVFWSPQLKEMNFQQLMIFIQNFPTADWTEQEIETLLAEAYASSRRLLSHLFRK, encoded by the exons ATGTGGCCCTCTCCCCTTGCAAGTAATGAGgctcctccctctccacGCAACCCTCCAagttcttcgtcttcctcttctgcttcgtctttctcgtcggtttcctttgtttcgtctcctgcgcgcgggccctctccccttcctcttcccgaGCATGGAAGCTGCGAGAATTCGCCCAAACGCGAAGGGGCGAGACGGACCCGACGAGcagagactgtctcctcggagACTCCCGCCGAGCCTAGCGGGTCGCCTTCGAAGCTGACCGTTCGCGCCGAGCGCTTCTGTTCCCTCCTCGAGCGGTCCAATATTGATCTAA aCGAACTGAAGCAGCTGCTCTGGAGCGGCGTGCCCAAGTGCTGTCCGACCTCCGTTCGCAGCGACTCCTGGCGAATCGTCCTC GGATACCTCCCCGTCAATCGCGAGCGCGTCACTCACG TTCTCGCCAAGAAGCGCAGCGAATACAAGGAACTCCTCGAG CACTACTACGAGAAAGAAGCTCTGTCCGTTGAGGAAGGCAAGCTGCTGCGACAGTTGCGCGTCGACATTCCGCGCACGCATTCtggtcgcctcttcttcagccaTCCTCGAATTCAAGG ATGCATGGAACGAGCACTGTTTCTCTGGGCCGTGAAGAATCCTGCCAGCGGATACGTCCAG GGTATCAACGATCTGATcactccgtttctctctgtcttcctcgagagCAGTCTCG GACGAGACCCCGACACAGTTTCCATTGAAGAC ttgttCATTGCGGTGTACATCCACCTGCGATTTCTCTCTCAGATTCCTGTCGAGATCCTCGAGGAGGTCGAGGCGGATTCgttctggtgtctctcgaAACTGCTTGCGCACATTCAA GACCACTTCACTTTCGGACAGCCAGGAATTCAGCGCTCCGTCTTGAAGCTCACCGACATCGTCAAGCGAGTTGATG AGccgctgtacgtacacctgacGTCACAAGGTGTTGACTTCCTGCAGATGTCTTTCCGGTGGATGAATTGCCTGCTTATGAG AGAGTTTCCCCTCAGATGCGTCATCCGCCTCTGGGACACCTACATCGCCGAGCAAGCTGAAGGCTTCAGCTCCTTCCATGTCTACGTGTGCGCGG tcttcctcgtcttttggTCGCCGCAACTCAAGGAAATGAACTTCCAGCAG TTGATGATTTTCATCCAAAACTTCCCAACAGCGGACTGGACTGAGCAGGAAATTGAGACTCTCCTCGCTGAAGCGTACGCGTCATCTCGGCGACTTCTCAGTCATCTCTTTCGAAAGTGA
- a CDS encoding putative XPA-binding protein yields the protein MVMVIVGMAGSGKTTFVTGLHKFLRESGKRVYTVNLDPAVVSLGYEPNIDIRDTVDYKKVMQHYRLGPNGAILTSLNLFATKFGDVLQLLEQRKSTHDVILVDTPGQIEVFTWSASGTIILESLSASLPTCVCYVLDTPRCSRPVTLMSNMLYACSVLYKAKLPFIGCFNKIDVANHQLCQEWMTNYDAFQEALLTDESYLASLSRSSALMLVEFYRVIQTIGVSSVSGEGMVDVLTQLERCAEEYRQEFLPFLEQQKKTKEEKAREAADAQLARFRRDYDPSAQAAALAAAVSASASKPEKKGVSGAQETDSSGAKRQDEVGEGQARD from the exons ATGGTGATGGTGATTGTCGGCATGGCCGGGAGCGGAAAGACGACGTTTGTGACGGGTTTGCACAAGTTTCTGCGTGAAAGTGGGAAGCGCGTGTACACTGTGAACTTGGATCCGGCAGTCGTTTCGCTCGGCTACGAGCCGAACATTGACATCCGAGACACCGTCGACTACAAGAAAGTGATGCAGCACTACCGTCTCGGGCCGAACGGCGCGATTCTGACGTCGCTGAACTTGTTCGCCACAAAGTTCGGAGACGTCTTGCAACTCCTCGAACAGCGGAAATCGACGCACGACGTGATCCTCGTCGACACTCCCGGCCAGATTGAAGTCTTCACCTGGTCAGCGAGCGGCACAATCATCCTCGAGAGCCTCAGCGCGTCGCTGCCGACTTGCGTATGTTACGTGCTCGACACTCCCAGATGCTCCAGGCCGGTGACGCTGATGAGCAATATGCTGTACGCATGCAGCGTTCTCTACAAGGCAAAACTGCCCTTCATCGGATGCTTCAACAAAATCGACGTGGCGAACCACCAACTCTGCCAAGAATGGATGACAAACTACGACGCGTTCCAG GAGGCGTTGCTGACGGACGAGAGTTACTTGGCCAGCTTGAGCCGCTCGAGTGCTCTCATGCTCGTCGAGTTTTACCGCGTCATTCAGACGatcggcgtctcctccgtctcgggGGAG GGTATGGTTGACGTGCTAACCCAGTTGGAGAGATGCGCCGAGGAGTACCGGCAGgagtttctgccttttctggagcagcagaagaagacgaaagaggagaaagcccGCGAGGCTGCGGACGCTCAACTCGCTCGCTTCAGACGGGACTATGATCCTTCGGCACAGGCTGCGGCTCTGGCagctgccgtctccgccaGCGCCTCCAAACCCGAGAAGAAGGGTGTCTCTGGAGCCCAAGAGACAGACTCTTCGggcgcgaagagacaagacgagGTGGGGGAGGGACAGGCCCGCGACTAG